The genomic window CGCTCTCGCACCGTCCACTCCGCCGACCGTCGGCACACGGGGCAGACGCACACGCACGCACCAGCCAACACCTTTCCGTCCGACTCACCTCCTTTTCGCCAACCGTAGCCACCCACACCACGTCCACCGAGAAACCCGCCGCCACCAGTTCCGGCTGCTGCTCCTTCCCCGCGGGTCCGGGGCTGTGAACCGACGGCAACGACTACGTGTCGTCCCCCACCGGCAGCAACAACTGGTGTCGCGGCTCCCGGCTCGACGGCTTTCCCGACCGCGGGTGGAGGTAAAAGTCCGGACCGGATGCGACATCAGCTCGCGCGGCCGACGCCGCCAATTTGCCGACGCCGATGACATCGCGCCGGTCGCCAAATCCGCGATCAGGAAGTCAGACCGTGCGTTGTGCCACCGTGGAAGATGTCGAAACCGATTTAACTTGGCACCCCGACCGGGCGGATGATTTCGACGGGCGACGTTGATCCGGTTGGACCGACCGTCGGCCCGCCAGACGCCGTCCCGTCGGCTGACCAGCCAGATGAAGTAGCGGCATACAATTCGTTCGTTCTTCCTCGGTCTCGGCATAAGCTCTTCTCGAATAGTTAGCGGCGTGTGGCGCTCCGCTGTGGACGAAGGAAGCCTTCGCCACCCGCAGATATGCGAGCGTGGACGCCAGAAGGATCAGTGGGTCAACACGAATGGTCCCAAAGCCACCGTGGCACGGGACCGGACAGGGGAGCAGACTTTGACGGCTTACTCGACGGATCGGCTTCCGCCGACGGCTGAGCGGTCGATGGAAGTTGAAACCGTTCGATGGCATCGCACGGAATCAGAATGCAATGTCGCCGGCCGCCGAGTTGAACGAACGGCAGCAGGCCGCTCCGCAGGTAGCGGCGGACGGTGACGACCGACAGGCCGCTCCGCCGGCTGAACTCTGTCGGCGAGCAGTAGTTCTTCGGCTCCATGACACACGGGAAACGGTGACGGCCGACACCAGGCCGGTCGGCGTGTAGCACGGGTCGGAGAATCCTGGTGCCAACCCGCACCCTCTCCTGTTTGCGAAAAATCGTGGGCGCAATTTTCTGTGGCCGAGCGTTCCGATCTGGATCACCTCCTCAGGTGTCAGCGGGACACCATTTGTAGTTCTTCACTGTGGCGGCGAAAGTCGGCTACCAACTCAGGATCGCCAAGTTCGAGGCGTCGGGCGATCTCTTCGTCAGGCATCCCCTTGGCGATCAGCTCTTGTAGGTCGATCATCATGTCGATGAACGCCGTCATGTACGTCGTGGGATACGAAATGGGTTCGTGTTATATTTCCACCCTCGGGCAACCGTCTGTTAACCGGCGGGTCGTAGGTTCGAATCCTACCGGGGGAGCTTTCCTCAAGTCCTGTCAGCCAAAGCAATTAAGCTTACCTCTCGGCGCTCGAGAGTGCGGCCGGAAACATCGGGTTGTGGCGTAGTTCTACGCCATTTCACGGGTGTCTTCATGCCGCGACCGAACAACCCCGTCCCCAGTTACTGCCACCACAAGCCCACCGGACGGGCCTACGTCCGGATTCCGAATGAGACCGGCGGACGTACCACGGTCTACCTCGGGGCGTATGGATCGCCTGCAAGTCGAGCCGAGTACGCCCGCCTCGTCGCGGAATACCAAGTCTCGCAACCGACCCAGGCCGCTTCGAACACGCCGAAACATGATCTGCGGGTCAACGAACTGCTTCTTCAATTCTGGCGACACGCTGAGAACCACTACCGCCATCCGGACGGCTCACCCACGACCGAGCAAAACGAAATCCGGTTGTCCATCCGTCCGTACCCTCTTCGGTGACACCTACGCGGCAGAATTCGGGCCACGGAAACTGGCCGCGGTCCGCGACCAGATGATTCGCAACGGGTGGTGCCGCACCCTGATCAATCGTCGCATCGACCGCGTCAAGCGGGCGTTCAAATGGGCCACGGCGGAAGAACTCGTCCCCGTTTCCGTTTATCAAGCCTTGCGGACGCTCGGCGGGCTCCAAGCCGGGCGCACGTCGGCCCCCGAATCGGCCAAGATCGAACCTGTCCCGCTCGATCAGTACACGGCCACCCTTCCACACCTCCCGCGACTCGTCCGGGCGATGGCCGAGCTTCAACGGTGGACGGGCATGCGGCCGGGAGAAGTGTGCCGATTAAAACTGTCCGAACTCGACCGCTCGAATCCCGTCTGGGTGTACCGCCCGGCTCACCACAAGACCGCGCACCGCGGGAAGCGCCGGTCCGTTGCGATCGGCCCGAAAGGGCAAGCGGTATTACTCGCGTTCCTGGCGGGCCGCATGCCGGCGCCGGACGGCATCCGCCCAGTTGATTTGGCCGACCCGGCGGCCCGGGCAGTGGCCGCGGACCGGTTTGGACGGGCATGGCGACCGGTCGATGAGGCCTTGCTCCGAGACATGACCCGGCCCGTCGTCCTGATCGGTGGGTGTGTCGTCGACCCCGAGGGTTATGTGTTCAATCCCCTTCGAGACCGCGAGGAACGGTTCGCCGAAATGCGGTCGAAGCGGAAGTCGAAGGTCACGCCGTGCCAGATTAGCCGACGAACCAAATGTCCCGAACGTCTGCCCGCCGAACGGTACAACCCTCATTCGTATGCGACAGCGGTGACACGAGCCTGTCGGAAGGCTGGTGTCCCCCACTGGCACCCGAACCAGCTTCGACACACATTCGCCACCGAAGCCCGGCAACGGTACGGATTGGAGGCGGCCCGAGTTCTACTCGGACACACGCGAGCCGACGTGACCCAAGTGTACGCCGAACGGGACGATGCACTAGCGGTCCGTGTTGCGGGCGAGATGGGATGAAAAGCACAGGATGCTGAAGTTGGTCCAAGAGGGTCGTCCGGTTCGATCGAACACCAGAGGGGCTCAGCTATGACAGTCATCACTGACGTGCAACGAGTACTGAAAACGTCCCAGTTCGCCTTCGACCTTCCGGCCATCGGGCGAGAGGCCATCGAACTCGGAAACGTATTGGGCGGCGCAGACCCGAACCTTGCGTCTGAAAGCAATCGAGCACTCGCTCTCAATCGCTTCCGGACGGCCCTCAAGCCCCCTCTCGTTGGATTACGGGACGAATTCGTTTCGGCGGCTTACTCTGTGCGAGCCGTGTTATCAACCCCCGCAGGACTGTTGGGAGCCAGAATATTTCGATGCG from Fimbriiglobus ruber includes these protein-coding regions:
- a CDS encoding helix-turn-helix domain-containing protein; the protein is MEPKNYCSPTEFSRRSGLSVVTVRRYLRSGLLPFVQLGGRRHCILIPCDAIERFQLPSTAQPSAEADPSSKPSKSAPLSGPVPRWLWDHSC
- a CDS encoding tyrosine-type recombinase/integrase, producing MIRNGWCRTLINRRIDRVKRAFKWATAEELVPVSVYQALRTLGGLQAGRTSAPESAKIEPVPLDQYTATLPHLPRLVRAMAELQRWTGMRPGEVCRLKLSELDRSNPVWVYRPAHHKTAHRGKRRSVAIGPKGQAVLLAFLAGRMPAPDGIRPVDLADPAARAVAADRFGRAWRPVDEALLRDMTRPVVLIGGCVVDPEGYVFNPLRDREERFAEMRSKRKSKVTPCQISRRTKCPERLPAERYNPHSYATAVTRACRKAGVPHWHPNQLRHTFATEARQRYGLEAARVLLGHTRADVTQVYAERDDALAVRVAGEMG